From Salvelinus namaycush isolate Seneca chromosome 2, SaNama_1.0, whole genome shotgun sequence, one genomic window encodes:
- the LOC120019203 gene encoding neuropeptide B-like — protein sequence MERSVRFAVVCVGISMLISCHPIEAWYKQSTGPSYHSVGRASGLLSGIRRSPYIRRSESEETVMDSGENTGTDNNLVTDGNRQTPVLKNMAICVTDISPNLKSCELLRDGTSTFQCKADVFLSLDSLDCLAA from the exons ATGGAGAGGTCTGTTAGATTCGCCGTGGTGTGCGTCGGTATCTCCATGCTTATCTCGTGCCACCCTATCGAGGCGTGGTACAAGCAGTCCACCGGACCGAGCTACCACTCGGTCGGCCGAGCCTCGGGTCTGCTGTCCGGGATCCGGAGGTCCCCGTACATCCGGAGGTCTGAGTCAGAAGAAACGGTGATGGACAGCGGGGAGAATACCGGCACCGATAACAACTTGGTGACTGACGGTAACCGACAGACCCCCGTGCTCAAAAACATG GCTATCTGTGTGACAGACATCTCTCCCAACCTGAAGAGCTGCGAGCTGCTGCGGGACGGGACGAGTACGTTCCAGTGCAAGGCTGACGTGTTCCTCTCCCTCGACTCGCTGGACTGCCTGGCGGCGTGA